A stretch of DNA from Pseudanabaena sp. BC1403:
TTTAGAATTTTGGGCTTCGGATGCCATGATTACGGCTTTTGCGTCTTCCAAAGCAAGTTTGGTTTCGGCATCTTGGTAAGCGATCCCAAGGCGATCGCATAGTTTAAATACAGACTCAAGGGTGAGTTTGTAGTCTTCCGCGATCTCAGCGATCGAATAATCAGCAAAGCCCATAGCAATACCCGTATCTAGTTAATTCTAGAGATGTTTGTGCTATTTTCTCATGCAAAGGGGAGACAAAACCCAAAAAGTAAAGGCGGCGCTTCGCGCCGCCTTTACTTTTTGGGTTTTAGAGAGTGAACGAGCCAAAAGAACTTTTTTGAAAGTGTTGCTTTGCAACACTTTCAAAAAAGTTCTTGGTTTGGGTTTGAGCGCAAAGTGTTGTAATAGATGCAGTAGTCAACAGTGAAACAGTAATGACAGCCGCTTCAAATAATTCACCTGTTAATGCTCCTGCTCCTGCCCCAGTACAAACAGCGATCGCCATTACTCAAGCGCCTACTGAGATTGTGGTCAATCGTGAAATTGCGATCGCAGGAACAGCAGACTTTACTCAAGTTTTACAAATTCTAGTGACATTGCCCAATGACGCAAATGTCCCAGTACAAACTAACCCAACCGCAGGTACTTGGCTTGCCAAAATTTCGGCTGGGTTACCAACTGCGATGGCGACATTTTTGCGAGTGCGGGCGATCGGCGCAAATAATCAGCTTTTGGCTGAGTTGATTGTCAATGTTTTAGTTAAGAATCCTGATATCACATTGGTAACCAAGCAAGCTACTCGTTTTAAAGCTTCCCCTGCGGATTCGGGGACTTTACCGCCCAATGGCAAAGTCGATGTGCAAGCTGGACAAACTCTTGAAGTGTTGCGTTATGGATCTGTTGATGGGCATATCAAGGTCTTGCTCAAGCAACCGATCGCACCGATGGGAGCCTTTGGTTACTTCTATGCGCCCCATGTGGATTTGATTGCACCGATTACGCTGACTGTGAAGCAAGACACGATTTTCAAGATTTCTACAGCGGCTTCGCAAGCTTTACCTTTTACCCAAAAAGCCGAGGTGAAAGCGGGGACAAAATTGTTGTTGGATGGGAATTTTACGATCGCGGCTAACCATGTCCAAGTCAAACTTGCTCAACCCTTGGCTCCCGTCGGACAGGTTGGCTTCTTTTTCTTGCCCCATGTGGAATTATCAAAACTTGGCGAATCCCTTGATTTCTCGAATCCTGCCGATGTTAGTGATATCCCGATCAATGGTGCGATCGCTACGGTGATTACTGACACCTTTTTGAAAGCATCGTCACAAAATGCTAGTAGCCTCTCCGATTCGCAAAAAATCATGGTTAAAGCGGGTACGACTTATCCGATTAGCGGCTATGCCTCGGTTAATGGTCATTTCCGCGTGAAGTTTGTCTCTGCGATCGCCCCGATTGGCAATGTGGGATTTTTCTATGAGCGACATGTCAGCATTACCAAAAATGGTAAGGCGATCCTGTTCGACCCTGATATGAAAACCTTGACCGTTAGGCAAAATACAGTTCTCAAGAAGCGCCCCATTGATTCGCGACAGTTAGCTGCAAATGAATTAGCACCCCTCAACGCAGGTGATGTGTTTGGTCTGGATAGCTATAGCCTGACCGATATTCATTTCCAAGTCACTTTAAATGAGGATGTACCACCTCTGGGCAAGTCGGGCTTTGTATTTGCGGGGCACGTCAACCTTCAGCAAGGCAATAAGGCGATCGAGATTACGCCCAAGCGCAAAGTTTTAGGAGTGCCCTATTTTTCACAATTAGACAATCCGCGAGATCCTTTTGTGACCTGTAATGTTACCTCGATCGCTATGGTGTTAGCTTTTCACGGTAGGCGATCGCGCAATCCGCAACAACAGCTAGAGGATGAGCTATATCAATGGGTTATCAATAAATACGGAGCACAATCCCGAACCGATAATGCCGTTTTACAAGGGCTATATCGTGCCTACGGTTTTGGTGGCAACTTCAGCACTACCCGCACATGGTCACAAATCAAACAAGAAATCACCGAAAATCGTCCTGTTGTGATTGGTGGCTACTTCACCCACGGCGGACATATCATTACGATCATTGGCTTCGATGAGCAGGGATATATCGTTCATGATCCCTATGGTAATGCTCTTACAGGCTATAGCCAAACCGAAGGAAAGAGTTTGCGCTATCCATACATTTACATGCGAGATATGTGCGGTGTCGATGGCGATGTATGGGCGCATTTCATTCTGCCCAAATAAACCCAGCACTCAAGTGCTGGCTAAAAACTAAAGTCCACTAAAGTGGACTAAAGAATATTTTTAAGCAACCAGTTGAAACGTGTCGAATTTCTTCAGTCGGTTGAAACCGACTTTAGCTCTTAGCCCGCACTTGAGTGCAGTGCGACTTGTGTGTACTTAACATAAAAACCGAAAAGAGATTTGCGGCGCGAAGCGCCGCAAATCTCTTTTCGGTTTTGTAGAGTTTTAGGCGATCGCCGAGTTATCAATTACATCTTGCCAACGCCCATTACCCACCGCCCGAAGAGCTTCACGTAGTTGGATATCACCTGTATAAATCGCTTTGCCAACGATCGCACCCTTCACGCCGACAGATTCCAGCGATAGCAGATTTAACAAATCCGTAATCGAACTAATTCCACCTGACGCAATCACAGGTACATCAACATTTTCGGCAAGTTGGCGCAAAGCCTCGATATTTGGCCCCTGCATCGTGCCATCGCGATGAATATCCGTATAAATAATTCCTGCGATGCCTACAGAAGTCATGCGTTTGGCAAGATCCACAGCAGTTACATCCGAATTGGTCAACCAGCCTCTAGTGGCAACCTTGCCATTACGGGCATCAATGCCAATCATAATTTGCTCAGGAAATTCCGCACAAATATCGGCAACTAGTTGCGAGCTTTCCACCGCAGCCGTGCCTAAAATCACCCGACTCACGCCAGAATTTAGCACTGACACGATACTTTCGCGATCGCGCAAGCCGCCACCCATCTGTACTCGCATCGGAATTGATCGGGCGATCGCCTCAATTACCTTTAAGTTTTTCGGCTTGCCTTCCTTTGCACCATCCAAATCAACCACATGCAAATACTTAGCGCCTTGATCGTACCAACGCTGAGCAACCTCAACGGGGTCTTCACCAAATACTTCTGATTTTTGATAATCCCCCTGATAGAGCCTGACACAGCGTCCATCTAAAATATCAATTGCGGGAATTACATCCATAATTTTTACCTACGATCCCAGAAGCTTATTCTATCTAGATTTAGCGATCGCGGTATAGTACAAATCAAGGAAATCCGCTTTTATTGTCTAACTCGCCCCTTAATTTGCCCCTTTGTCCCCTATGAAATCGCCTAAGCAGTCAGTCTCCCAAAAGTTAATGTTCGTTGGCATCGTCATTAGCGTTGCTTTTTTGCTGATGGCGATCGCCACACCATTGCTGCAAGCGCTGGGGATTTTGACAGATCCCATTGAATTTCTTAGCAATCCGATCCATCAGCCACCATCGCCACAACATTGGTTTGGCACGGATTTACAGGGACATGATGTATTTACGAGAACGATCGCAGGTGCTGGTGTCGCATGGCAAGTAACGATCGCCTCAACCGTAATTAGTCTTGTAATCGGCGTACCCTTGGGGATGCTAAGCGGCTACAAAGGCGGCTGGCTCGATCGCATCTTAGTCTTTTTGATGGATGCCATCTACACGTTGCCGAGTTTATTGCTATCGCTAACGATCGCCTTTGTTGTCGGTGCTGGGGTCTGGAATGCTGCGATCGCGCTCAGTGTTGCCTATATCCCCCAATATTTTCGGGTGATCCGCAACCAAACTGTGAGTACGAAAACCGAAGTTTATATCGAAGCTGCTCAAGCGATCGGTGCTGACACGAAAACAATCTTAATCAAATATCTCGCGCCCAACGTCGTCCAAAGTTTACCCGTAATTTTCACCCTCAACGCCGCCGATGCGATTTTGACCCTTGCAGGTTTAGGCTTTTTAGGTTTAGGCATTCCCGAAGATGTCCCTGAATGGGGGCATGATCTTAAGCAAGCTCTTGACGCACTTTCGACTGGCGAAAATATCTGGTGGACAACAATTTTCCCTGGTTTGGCGATTACTTTAATGACGATCGGTTTATCGCTTGTAGGTGAAGGCTTGACTCAGAGATTTAGCAGCAAGAAAGAAACAAATGCCTAGAAAAATTCGGGAATTCAAAGCCCAAGTTGCGCGTGAGGGATTCGTTTATTTGCCCAAACGGGGTAAGGGTAGTCATGAGCGCTGGCGACACCCTATGCTCAGTCAAACGTTAACTATTTCGGGTAAGGATGGTGATGATGTACCAATATACTTAGAGAAGCAACTCGCAAAATTATTGGATGCAATCAAGAAGCTAGGGAATCAGGAGGAGGATTTATGAACAGATACAGTATGAATGTTCAATGGTCTGAGGCAGATCACTTATTTCTAGTCACGATTCCAGAATTTGCCGATCTCGTTGTCATGCCTTGTACGCATGGCGAAACTCGTGAGCAGGCAATTCATAATGGTGAAGAGGTTATTGAAATGTACCTAGAAGCTTGGCAAATGGAAGGTGAATCTATTCCTGAGCCGAAGATACTTCAAGCTGTTTAGCGATGTTCAAGTGCGATCAGCGATCCACGTAGGGTACGTTAATGAAATGTAACTCACCTTTTTAATGTTTTAATGTCAATTAAATGAACCTTTTCCAACCTTTTGCATGACAATTGTTTGTGCGTTACGCTACGCTAATACACCCTACTGGAACGTTTCATCTAAAATAGTGTATTAGAAAAGTACTATAGATTTTACAATCTAAGAATTTAAGCCGAAATCTATTGCACTATTTTAGATGAAACAGTCCACTACTGGATAGACATGGCTAATTTGGTGCTTTAGGAAAATCTTAGAGTGTTGATACAGTAGGTATTTAACCTAAAATCTATTGCATCATTTTAGATGTGTCTATCCACTACTTGCTAATACACAGTTAGATATCTGTGTATCTCTTGAACATCTGGTTTTTCAATTTAAGATGCTATGATACAATGCAATGGAAATGAGGTTATCCGCAAGTCCATATAAAATTTTTTCTGCTTAATGAGCGTGCCAAAGAAAGAGTAGATAAAAATACGGATGTTAAGCATTGGTGTCTGGCAAATGTCTGATAACACAGTAAGTCCTCTTAAATTTGGGATATCACTGTTATTAGCTGTTCCAAAAATAAAGTTTTATCTGCGGAGGTTAACAAAGAGTGTTTTTAGGAGATAGAGGAGAGGTAAAGGCATTAAAGTCAGAGATCAAAGCCTTACAGGTTAAGATTACAGCTTTAGAAGAAAAGATAGAGCATCAAAATAAAAGAATTTTAGACCATATCAGAATAAACTTAGATTATTTAAAAGAGATGACTGATCGTCTTTTCAAAAGTGACAGTAAAAATCGAGAACTTATTGAGAGAGCTATTACAGTGGCAGAAGAAAACCAGATGCAGATTGGTCAGATTAAGAATAACCAAATTAGCATTATGTCTCCAGGAGGTATCAATACTGTTACCGACATGAGTGTCAATCATATTAATCAAAACATAGATATTGATTCCAAGACAAAACAGACTTTAGCTGAAGCTGCAAAAGAAATTCAAGATCTATTAGAGCAGTTAAGCAAAATCTACCCAACTACAACAACAGCAGAGAAGGGTAGTATTGCAGTAAAAGCAATGGAAGAGATTGAGAAAAAGCCAAATACCAAGAGTAAAATCCTTAAGGCATTGAAAGTTGGTGGTGCAGCAGCTCTGATGGAACTTACCAATAATCCTATTGTCAAAATTCTGACTCCAATGCTGGAGAGCCTTTTAGACAACGGTCAATAGAGTGAAATTGCCGATCGCGTAGGGTGCGTTAATGAAATGTAACGCACCTTTTTAACATCAATTAAATAAACCTTTTCCAACCTTTTATATAACAAATGTTTGTGCGTTACGCTACGCTAACACACTCTACGGGGCTGGTTATTCGTCCCAAATGTCTTGGGGCTTTTCTGTAACTTCTGTGGCTCCCCAATCGGGTGGATATTGTCCCTGTGCGATAAAACGATGAATGCTGGAAAATTGCCAATCTTCTGCTTTTGCACATAATCCATGTCGTACAGGATTGTAATGAATATAATCGCAATGTAGAGCATAATCTCGCTCATCTCGGATTAGATGCTCCCAAAAACGACGCTGCCATAGATTCTTTTCTTGTCGTTTTTGTCGCGATCGCGAAACTTCTGCATTAATTCCTAATTGATCGCCATAATGTTTGGTTACATAGGTTTTGATTAATCGTAATCTTACCGAAAAATCCTTGTCTTCTTCTGGCAACGTCCACAGACAATGGAAATGATCGGGCAATAGAACAAAAGCATTTATTTCAAATGGATATTTCTCTCGAACTTTAGCGATCGCCTCGCGCAATCCTTTACGTCCCAAATCACTACAAAGCCAAGGAATTCTCTGATAGGTGACTTGGGTAATAAAATAAGTTCCTTCTGTAATTACTGGTCTTCGATAATTTGACATTTCGCGTAGGGTGCGTTAATGAAATGTAACGCACCTTTCTGATGATTTTAGTAGGGTGCGTTACGCTACGCTAACACACCCTACTTGGTTTGAGATGTATTGCGATCGCTGATTTTTTTTAGAAAGCTTGATAACGATATAATCTAAATAAAGACTGCGTAAAAAAGGAAACAAATAGCCATGAGCCAAGTAGAAATCACAGAATCTTTGCTAACTAGCACGGGTTTTTATAGACTATTTCAAACCTTACCCCTAGAAATCCGACAAGGCTTTCTACAACTTTTATTTCAAAATAATTCATCTGAATTAGAAGACTCTATCCTTTATTTAGCTTGTGAAAATTCTCGTAAAGAAGGTTTTTTATCTGAATTAGAGTCTCAATCTCTCTTGGAGAGTTTGCCTCAATGAAATATCAAATTGCCAAACGCTTCAAAAAAGATTTAGACAAAATCAACGACCAAAAGATTCTCGCAAAAGTCAGAAAATGTATTGAAGCAATTGGAACTTCTCAAACACTGTCCGAAATTCCAGATCTTGAGCCATTAAAAGGGTTTTCGGGATACTATCGCATTAAATTTGATTACAGCTATCGTATTGGGATTTTTTGGGATGGAGAAGTTATTGAAATTCTTAAAATAGAAAGTCGTGAGGGATTTTACAAAAATTTCCCTTGATTGCCTTATACATACATAGTTATCAATTGCCCAATCTTGATGAACCTACAAAACAACTGCAAGTGCTTGTTAATGAGTTAATTATAATGTGGAAGATCTAAATCTATAAATTCAGGTAAATTTTTTAGCTAATGACTTGGAGTTTTTGATGCATGAAGTCCTCGCACAAGGTAGAAATGGCATAGAAATCATGCTGAGAGACGAAGATGGTAATTTATTGCCAGCCAGCATTGATACAGGTTGTCGTGATTGGACAGATACGGATGGTCGTCATACTGATTGTCTTATCAAGTTATCTTGGGCTGGTGGTGTGATTGAAGAAACGGATTGGAACTATTTTACATCATTTAAGAAGGTGAGAAAGCGGCTTGCGATTCATGGTCTTTTACCTGTGTGTTATGGAGCAAGTCGGCGAGTCATACTAACTGGGATGGCTATAGATATGAGCTTAGGGGCGAAGATATGGCAGGTAAATCAAGATGATGAGATGTATCACCCCCTCGTATACATTTTTAAGACAGGAGAAGATGTAGAGCCTGTCAGCGTTGAAGAGCAGGAGAATTTCCAAGCAGAATGGTGGAAGCGAAAGCAAGAACAATTAGCGTAACAGAACAACTCAGATACATTGGACTAACTGGATTGAGCTATAAATTAGTGAAGTGCGATCGCTGATCATGTAGGGTGCGTTAAATGAAATGTAACGTACCTTTTGAATGTCAATTAAATGAACCTTTTACAACCTTTTCGATAACAAATGTTTGTGCGTTATGCTAGGCTAGCGCACCCTACTGAATACTTATTATATAAGGCGGCAGGGCTTGGAAATCTCGAAGGAAGATAGGCAGATTTTGCAGTTTATCCTCGAATTCCAACCATCACTAAAGATAAAGAAGCCATGGGAGCTTGGGTAAGCTTTTACAGGAATTGGATCAGTCGAGAATTTTTTTCTAATTGTAAGTCATGCTAAATAAAAAATTTATAATAGCTACGGTTGCTTTCATCGTCGCATCTTATCTTAGTGGATGCACTTCTACCGAAGATGGCGTTCCCCCGCAAGTCTGGAGTAAATACAAGTTGGTAATGGCAGAAGAATACAAGCCAGCAAAATATCCTAAAGATGTGTTGAGATGCCATTACACTGTTCGCAAAGAAACTGTAGAAGAAATCGAACAATTTTTTCAGGCGCAATTACGAAAAAATCGGTGGTCTAGATTTAAAGCCAGAGAAAATGAAGCCTATGCAGACTTAAGGAAAAAATTACCTTATACGATTTCTTTTGGCGGTAATGGGGAAGAAAATCCAATAGTACGTTTCGGCGATGGAGTAATCTTAGTAAGTACAAATGAGTATTTGGGAGGGCAAAGATTTATTAAAATCTCGCCTGAAGAAGAACGCCAACTATTATTGATTACAGGCATGGATGGAAGTAGATCTTATACAAATTGTAGCAATTAGCAAGGGTTGATCGCAAAGATAAATCCTTTAACAAAATCGCAGGATTTGAATATTCGTGACAGCCGATCGCGTAGGGCTCGTTAATGAAATGTAACGCACCTTTCTAATGCTAAATGTTTGAGTGCGTTACGCTACGCTAACTCACCCTACTTGATTTGAGGCACATTAAATGTTGAGACACCAACTCGCATTCCTTCTTAGTTGTTTAAGGATTCAGTGTTGAAAGGACATTTGCGCCTGTGACCGTGACGGTTTGCAATTCGAGATTTGCTACAGCGCGATCGCCTCTCACATTGAGATTCTTATCGGGCTGTTGATAGACGATATTGCCATTAGCCGTAATCATTTTTGTGGGAATCAACCATTCCACCTTATCGGCATTAACCACACCTTGAGTAGAGCTAAAACTTGCCGATACTTCCCCTATGAGATTAATCTGCTCTTTTTCTACTTGGGCTTCTCCCTTCTGGGCTTTGATGACAATACCTCGACTCTTACTCGTTCCTGTAAAAGGCACTGGCAGAGTTACTAACTTTTTCTCAAGATTCCAAATCGCTTGAGATGCCTCAAGGTCAACATCTAGTTTCGGATCTTTGGCTTTGATATCACCCGTGAAAGTAACTTCCTTTTTCTGAATATTCCAATCACCTTTCTTTGCAGTTAGTTGTAATTTGTCTTTGACTTGGACTACAGAAATAGGAACATCAGTAAACACGCGATCGCGCTTTGCATCCCAAGTAACTTTCTCGCTCTTCATTTCTAGCGGTGGCTCTACCGCGATCACAACTACTTGTTTCTCCATGCTATACACATTGACACTAGGTTTAGCCGTTAATTCTTTGCCAGTCATGGTCAGCTTATCCTCAGGCTTATCAATTTGAATATTGCCTGTCGCCTTGAGCAGATCTTGCTCTGATTGCCAGACCATGCGATCGGCTTTCATATTGATCTTTTCTTGAACTGCGATCGCCTTAATATTTCCCTCTAGCGAAATTGCTTTACTGGCTTGATCAATAGTTCCTTTATTACCAGTTGCCTCCATGAGCGGTTCACCATCACGGTAAAATTTGCCTTTCACATCTTCGACATCAGCAATTTTACGATCTTCGCGATAGGTAGCACTTTTAGCTTGAATTTCCCAAAGGAGCTTCCCATTGGCATCAAATTCGGTAAGGGTAATATTCTGAAGGCTAGAACCAGCCGTTTGAGCAGTCTTATTGAGACTTGTAACTGCGGGACGCAAAAATATAAACCATCCCAGCGCAAACATCAGCACTGTTGCCACAAAGATGGTGATAAACAGGCGCAAATTACGACGGCTAAATATTTGTTGCATGATGCTTCTTGATAAAGTTAGGTGATTTGCGCCGTGCTTTGCACAGTGAGAATCAAGAATTATTTTTTGTGAGGTGGCTTTGCCACCTCACAAAAAATAATTCTTGAGTTTTATTATTGCTTCATGGCGATCATTTCTGCCATATCTTCAGATGAAATCATCTGAAACTTGCCTTGAGAATTAGCAATTTGCGCGATCGCAGCATCAAGACAATCAAAGCCATCCTGCACCGACTCAATCCGACAGAGGCGATCGCGCAAAGCCGCCGCACCGACAAAGCCCTTCGCATACCAAGTCATATGCTTGCGGGATTGCCTGATGCCACGGATACCTTTGTAATCCCAAAGCCCTTGTA
This window harbors:
- a CDS encoding translation initiation factor IF-2; translation: MGFADYSIAEIAEDYKLTLESVFKLCDRLGIAYQDAETKLALEDAKAVIMASEAQNSKTSFKNT
- a CDS encoding C39 family peptidase codes for the protein MTAASNNSPVNAPAPAPVQTAIAITQAPTEIVVNREIAIAGTADFTQVLQILVTLPNDANVPVQTNPTAGTWLAKISAGLPTAMATFLRVRAIGANNQLLAELIVNVLVKNPDITLVTKQATRFKASPADSGTLPPNGKVDVQAGQTLEVLRYGSVDGHIKVLLKQPIAPMGAFGYFYAPHVDLIAPITLTVKQDTIFKISTAASQALPFTQKAEVKAGTKLLLDGNFTIAANHVQVKLAQPLAPVGQVGFFFLPHVELSKLGESLDFSNPADVSDIPINGAIATVITDTFLKASSQNASSLSDSQKIMVKAGTTYPISGYASVNGHFRVKFVSAIAPIGNVGFFYERHVSITKNGKAILFDPDMKTLTVRQNTVLKKRPIDSRQLAANELAPLNAGDVFGLDSYSLTDIHFQVTLNEDVPPLGKSGFVFAGHVNLQQGNKAIEITPKRKVLGVPYFSQLDNPRDPFVTCNVTSIAMVLAFHGRRSRNPQQQLEDELYQWVINKYGAQSRTDNAVLQGLYRAYGFGGNFSTTRTWSQIKQEITENRPVVIGGYFTHGGHIITIIGFDEQGYIVHDPYGNALTGYSQTEGKSLRYPYIYMRDMCGVDGDVWAHFILPK
- the hisA gene encoding 1-(5-phosphoribosyl)-5-[(5-phosphoribosylamino)methylideneamino]imidazole-4-carboxamide isomerase is translated as MDVIPAIDILDGRCVRLYQGDYQKSEVFGEDPVEVAQRWYDQGAKYLHVVDLDGAKEGKPKNLKVIEAIARSIPMRVQMGGGLRDRESIVSVLNSGVSRVILGTAAVESSQLVADICAEFPEQIMIGIDARNGKVATRGWLTNSDVTAVDLAKRMTSVGIAGIIYTDIHRDGTMQGPNIEALRQLAENVDVPVIASGGISSITDLLNLLSLESVGVKGAIVGKAIYTGDIQLREALRAVGNGRWQDVIDNSAIA
- a CDS encoding ABC transporter permease; translated protein: MKSPKQSVSQKLMFVGIVISVAFLLMAIATPLLQALGILTDPIEFLSNPIHQPPSPQHWFGTDLQGHDVFTRTIAGAGVAWQVTIASTVISLVIGVPLGMLSGYKGGWLDRILVFLMDAIYTLPSLLLSLTIAFVVGAGVWNAAIALSVAYIPQYFRVIRNQTVSTKTEVYIEAAQAIGADTKTILIKYLAPNVVQSLPVIFTLNAADAILTLAGLGFLGLGIPEDVPEWGHDLKQALDALSTGENIWWTTIFPGLAITLMTIGLSLVGEGLTQRFSSKKETNA
- a CDS encoding type II toxin-antitoxin system HicA family toxin, with the translated sequence MPRKIREFKAQVAREGFVYLPKRGKGSHERWRHPMLSQTLTISGKDGDDVPIYLEKQLAKLLDAIKKLGNQEEDL
- a CDS encoding type II toxin-antitoxin system HicB family antitoxin, yielding MNRYSMNVQWSEADHLFLVTIPEFADLVVMPCTHGETREQAIHNGEEVIEMYLEAWQMEGESIPEPKILQAV
- a CDS encoding transposase — protein: MSNYRRPVITEGTYFITQVTYQRIPWLCSDLGRKGLREAIAKVREKYPFEINAFVLLPDHFHCLWTLPEEDKDFSVRLRLIKTYVTKHYGDQLGINAEVSRSRQKRQEKNLWQRRFWEHLIRDERDYALHCDYIHYNPVRHGLCAKAEDWQFSSIHRFIAQGQYPPDWGATEVTEKPQDIWDE
- a CDS encoding type II toxin-antitoxin system RelE/ParE family toxin is translated as MKYQIAKRFKKDLDKINDQKILAKVRKCIEAIGTSQTLSEIPDLEPLKGFSGYYRIKFDYSYRIGIFWDGEVIEILKIESREGFYKNFP
- the lptC gene encoding LPS export ABC transporter periplasmic protein LptC, encoding MQQIFSRRNLRLFITIFVATVLMFALGWFIFLRPAVTSLNKTAQTAGSSLQNITLTEFDANGKLLWEIQAKSATYREDRKIADVEDVKGKFYRDGEPLMEATGNKGTIDQASKAISLEGNIKAIAVQEKINMKADRMVWQSEQDLLKATGNIQIDKPEDKLTMTGKELTAKPSVNVYSMEKQVVVIAVEPPLEMKSEKVTWDAKRDRVFTDVPISVVQVKDKLQLTAKKGDWNIQKKEVTFTGDIKAKDPKLDVDLEASQAIWNLEKKLVTLPVPFTGTSKSRGIVIKAQKGEAQVEKEQINLIGEVSASFSSTQGVVNADKVEWLIPTKMITANGNIVYQQPDKNLNVRGDRAVANLELQTVTVTGANVLSTLNP